The Deltaproteobacteria bacterium sequence CCGGGATCTCTTTACGCCTTTGCGGTCCGAACCCGCCGGGGAGCGCCACGCATATACCAATAATAACACCACAACAACACCACCACAGGGTCCGCGAGAGACGCGGCTCCATGACCCTTGCTTCAGGAAGGCCTTCCCCCTCGTGACCTGACAAAGCCGTACAGGGCGTCGAGCTCCCCGACGAGGGGTTCGAACTCTTCGATGCTCAGCGAGTTCGGACCGTCGCAGAGCGCCCGGTCCGGGTCGGGGTGGACCTCCATGAAGACGCCGTCGGCGCCGGCGGCCACGGCGGCGCGGGCAAGGGTGGCCGCCATGGTCCTGTCTCCGCCCGAGGCCGAGCCGAGCCCGCCCGGAGACTGCACGCTGTGGGTGGCGTCGAAGACCACGGGAAGCCCCGCGCGCTTCATCACGGGTATGGCCCGCATGTCTACGACCAGGTTGTTGTATCCGAAGGTCGTGCCCCGCTCGGTGAGTATGACGCGCTCGCATCCCGCCGAGCGCGCCTTGGCCGCCGCATGGGCCATGGCGGCGGGGTCCATGAACTGCCCCTTCTTGATGTTGACGGCCCGGCCCGTGGCCGCCGCGGCGACGATGAGGTCCGTCTGCCTGCACAGAAGGGCCGGTATCTGGAGCACGTCGGCCACGGCGGCCGCGGCGGCCGCCTCGCTGCGGCAGTGGATGTCGGTGAGCACCGGCACGCCGAAGCGCTCCTTCACCGCGGCCAGGACGGCGAGCCCCTCGTCCATGCCCACGCCGCGGAACGAGTCGAGCGAGGTCCTGTTGGCCTTGTCGTAGGAGGCCTTGAAGACGAACCCCACGCCGAGCCTCGCGGCGGCGGCGCAGAGCGCCCCGGCGGCCTTCATGGTGGTCGCCTCGTCCTCGATCACACAGGGACCG is a genomic window containing:
- a CDS encoding 3-deoxy-8-phosphooctulonate synthase, which translates into the protein MSAVVEVGDCAIGGERLAVIAGPCVIEDEATTMKAAGALCAAAARLGVGFVFKASYDKANRTSLDSFRGVGMDEGLAVLAAVKERFGVPVLTDIHCRSEAAAAAAVADVLQIPALLCRQTDLIVAAAATGRAVNIKKGQFMDPAAMAHAAAKARSAGCERVILTERGTTFGYNNLVVDMRAIPVMKRAGLPVVFDATHSVQSPGGLGSASGGDRTMAATLARAAVAAGADGVFMEVHPDPDRALCDGPNSLSIEEFEPLVGELDALYGFVRSRGGRPS